A single window of Malus sylvestris chromosome 5, drMalSylv7.2, whole genome shotgun sequence DNA harbors:
- the LOC126624157 gene encoding seipin-2-like, with the protein MEVTEPPASNNEDENDDVFFDALDDFPSDDESDQSTSPPTLSLPDSKPPQATHLRRRSFVRAFTGDDSNTSTLEESSLSSSRIDPTNDARLSFRARRFKLPRSLRESESTPDPGSSAQVPSDQNDEGSTVTTAANDGPSADSANSAAQIGDPSFNLLVFIAGLVIKAIGLQINLFVSIVTFPIWVLHNSYMLVVDPFQTVRRGREYLNGKLLNLWNLASGCVSPLVFEWLKDNNAVWKVALRCGWGLFWSFYVGIVLCSLLVSSILFSGVLVRCIVVEPLQMKEMLNFDYTKHSPVAYVPVMSCAGVSCGTDCKEKVQAGESYGGYRVIPPGHKLRVTVSSILPESEYNRNLGVFQVRVQFLSVDGKTLASSSQPCMLQFKSEPIRLLLTFLKVVPLVAGYVSESQTLTLKFRGFIEGDVPTACLKVTIEQRAEYSPGAGIPQIYDSSVTLESELPLFRRFIWNWKKTIFVWISMMVFMTEMLVTLICCRPLVIPRTRPRDRSVSSTATQNSLPVRT; encoded by the exons ATGGAAGTTACAGAACCTCCCGCCTCAAACAACGAAGACGAAAACGACGACGTCTTCTTCGACGCCCTCGACGACTTCCCCTCCGACGATGAATCAGATCAATCCACGTCACCCCCAACACTCTCTCTCCCCGATTCCAAACCCCCTCAGGCGACCCACCTCCGTCGCAGGTCATTTGTCCGAGCATTCACCGGCGACGACTCAAACACTTCAACTTTAGAAGAATCCTCTCTCAGCTCCTCCCGAATTGACCCCACCAACGACGCCAGGCTCAGTTTCCGAGCTAGAAGATTTAAGCTCCCCCGGAGTTTGAGGGAGTCCGAGTCGACACCGGACCCAGGCAGCTCGGCGCAAGTTCCGAGTGACCAGAACGATGAGGGTTCGACTGTAACTACCGCCGCCAACGACGGCCCATCCGCCGACTCCGCCAACTCGGCCGCGCAAATCGGTGACCCTTCGTTTAACCTTCTTGTTTTCATAGCAGGATTGGTAATCAAAGCAATTGGGCTCCAAATTAATCTATTCGTTAGCATCGTAACATTTCCCATATGGGTTTTGCACAATTCTTACATGCTGGTAGTCGACCCCTTTCAAACTGTGCGTCGAGGGAGAGAGTATTTAAACGGAAAGTTGTTAAATTTGTGGAATTTGGCTAGTGGGTGTGTGAGTCCTCTGGTTTTCGAGTGGTTGAAGGACAACAATGCGGTTTGGAAGGTGGCATTGCGGTGTGGTTGGGGTTTGTTTTGGTCATTCTATGTTGGTATTGTCTTGTGTTCTCTCTTGGTCTCGTCGATTTTGTTTAGTGGAGTTTTAGTGAGGTGCATTGTGGTGGAGCCACTGCAGATGAAGGAAATGTTGAATTTTGATTACACCAAACACAGTCCGGTGGCTTATGTGCCAGTGATGTCGTGCGCTGGTGTGAGTTGTGGTACGGATTGTAAAGAGAAGGTTCAGGCTGGGGAGAGTTATGGGGGGTATCGGGTTATACCTCCTGGTCATAAATTGAGGGTTACTGTTTCGTCCATATTGCCTGAATCGGAGTACAACAGGAATCTCGGAGTCTTTCAG gTCAGGGTCCAGTTCCTGTCTGTTGATGGTAAAACCCTTGCCAGTTCGAGCCAACCATGCATGTTACAGTTCAAAAGTGAGCCTATCCGCCTTCTATTGACTTTCCTTAAGGTTGTCCCTCTTGTTGCCGGCTACGTTTCAGAATCCCAAACTCTGACTCTCAAGTTTAGAGGGTTTATCGAAGGTGATGTTCCCACTGCCTGCTTAAAGGTGACAATAGAACAGCGTGCAGAATACTCGCCTGGTGCCGGTATTCCCCAAATATATGATTCATCGGTGACCCTTGAGTCAGAACTTCCCCTATTTAGAAGATTTATATGGAATTGGAAGAAAACTATATTCGTCTGGATAAGCATGATGGTGTTCATGACGGAGATGCTCGTTACTCTAATCTGCTGTAGACCATTAGTTATTCCGAGAACTAGACCAAGGGATCGTTCTGTCAGCAGCACTGCCACTCAAAACAGCCTCCCGGTACGAACTTAA